The Mytilus edulis chromosome 12, xbMytEdul2.2, whole genome shotgun sequence genome contains a region encoding:
- the LOC139498191 gene encoding coiled-coil domain-containing protein 43-like: MATSQQPFEEWLCAKLLSLDPEIDTDVFVMYINGILDTDDPSDEKKESMSEILSEVFPDNFSDVCAEVYNKYEEINGLAASKDDSDSENLAKQLSNMLENQKIESVKPKENLSKEEKERKAAILAQYGHVSDEEDDDRPDDPGGDSQDSSLLQKNVNAESVANLEKEKREKSKIESDKKKEKDKTDREAQKQKQTDRKESEKKRTQKGERRR; this comes from the exons ATGGCAACAAGTCAGCAGCCTTTTGAGGAATGGCTTTGTGCCAAACTGTTATCACTGGACCCAGAAATTGATACTGATGTATTTGTTATGTACATTAACGGAATTTTGGACACAGACGATCCTTCCGATGAAAAGAAAGAATCAATGTCAGAAATTTTATCAGAAGTGTTT CCAGATAACTTTTCTGATGTTTGTGCTGAAGTTTACAATaaatatgaagaaataaatgGTTTAGCTGCATCAAAAGACGATTCAG attcaGAGAATTTGGCTAAACAATTATCCAACATGTTAGAAAACCAAAAAATAGAATCAGTAAAACCTAAAGAAAATCTTAGTAAGGAAGAGAAAGAAAGAAAGGCCGCCATTTTAGCACAATACGGCCATGTGTCAGATGAAGA AGATGATGACAGACCAGATGATCCAGGTGGAGATAGTCAAGACAGTT CTTTGTTACAGAAAAACGTCAATGCTGAAAGTGTAGCTAATCTAGAgaaagaaaaaagagaaaaatctAAGATTGAATctgacaaaaagaaagaaaaagataaaacgGACAGAGAAGCCCAGAAacaaaaacagacagacagaaaaGAGAGTGAAAAGAAAAGAACACAGAAAGGAGAAAGACGAAGATAG